GACTTCTTCCAAATAAGTACTTTGAAAAGCTTTACCATCTTTCATTTCAATTTAATCGCCAGATTGGTGACTATATCTTAGCGAAAGTTATTGAAGCCAGTATTCTAGGAATCATTATTTTTACGGGACTATTTTTTCTCGATATTAGATTTTCTCTTTTATTTGGCTTACTTGCAGCAGTGACAAATATTATTCCTTACCTGGGTCCAGTATTTGGAGCTATTCCTGCATTTATTTTCATTGCTGCAGAATATGGAATGGGAACTCACTTTGGTGGTGCGTTTATTCTCTATATGGTTGCAAACGTTATTGATATTGCAATCGTCTTCCCATTACTTGTCTCTAAGATTGTTGACTTACACCCAGTTCTTGTTGTGGTCAGCGTGATCCTTGGATCGCAACTTCTGGGCATTACTGGAATGATCATTTCAATTCCACTTGCAGCGGCCGCTAAACTTCTTATAAACCAGATGCTTAAGGACGTATACGAAGAGCGTTATTAGCTTTGACGGGCCTTGCTAGAAAGTGCTAGAATTGCCTCTATAGGGGGCAATGTGCACAAACTTATATCAATCATTTTCATTCTATTAATGACGTCATGCGCAGTTAATCGTCCGCAAGGAAGTACTGAAGCTGAAGTACTATTTAAAGAAGCTGAAAGACTAGTTAAATCTGAACGCTATATCATGGCGTTAGAAAAACTTAATAAAATTAAATCTCAATATCCATATAGTTATTACGCGACCTCTGCTGAACTTATGCAGGCGGATATTCTTTATAAGCAAGAAAACTTTGAAGAGGCCGCTGCTGCATACTTGCTATTTAAGGACTTTCACCCGAAACATCCTAAAATGGATTATGTTACTTTTAAAATTGCTGAAGCTTATTATAAGCAAAAGCCTTCGACTTTTGATCGTGATCTAACACCTGCTAAACAGGCCATAAAGTATTTTAATGAGCTTAGAAGTTTATATCCTCAATCTGAATATCTAAAAGACGCCAGAGAAAAAATTGATGAGTGCTATAAAATGATTAAAGATAAGGAATTATATATTGCAAATTTCTACTTTAAAACAAAGGATTGGCAATCGGCTTCATTTCGTTATGAACAACTTTTAGCTCAATTCAGTGATGATAGTGTAAAGAAGCTGGCAAGTGATAGGCTCGTCCACATTGGTTTGAAAAGTGCTAGACCAGAATTATGTGAATTAGTTTTTAAAAACTATCGCTACTTATACAAAGATAAAGATCTTTCTAATTTAAAGAAAGACATTAAAAAGTGTATGGAATAGGGGACTTCGAGTATGATGAAATCTTTTGAACAAGAAAAATTATCAAAGAAGGCCAAAGTTGCTTTTGAAAATCGTGAGTATAATAAAGCGATTTCTATTTATAATGAACTTTTAGAAATTGATGCTAAAGATGCTGATGCACTTTTTAATATTGCTAATATCTTTCACTTAACAGGTGAGATATCAAAAGCAATTAAAGCATTTAAAAAAGTTCTAGAGGTAAGACCAGACCATACAGATGCGGCAGTTAGTTTATCAGTTCTTTATAATGATATTGGTCAATACGAAGAAGCGAGTAAAATTTTTCAAATAGCATCTCAAAAAGTTAAAGTTAACTCAAAGAGTGATGAGCTTAATGATAATCATATAGATAGAAAATTTGCGCTCAAGCACTATGAGTTAGCTGATCTATATCTAACTTATAATCGTTACGATGAAGCTTTATTTGAATATGGAAAAGTCTTAAAACTTGATCCTTCAAACTTAGAGGCACGAGTAAAGATGGCCAAGGTTTACGCAAAGAAAGGTTTTGTTAATAAGTCTTTTGAAGAACTTTCTAGTTTAAAAAATGAAAGGCCAGATTATCTTCCAGGTAGAATTGCTCTTGGTGTTCTTAACTATGGTAAAGGTGATATCTTAAGTGCGACTAGTGAGTGGGAAAAAGTAATTTCTGTTGATCCTCTTAATAGTGAAGCGCAGATGTATTTAAATTTTGCAAAGAATGCAACTGAGACAACACTTTAAATAATTTAAAATTTGAAAATAAAAAAAGCACCATTACTGGTGCTTTTCTTTTATATAATTTCTTTTGGGAAATAGAATTAAGCTTCTGCTGAATGATCAACTGAAGTTTCTGTTGAAGATGATTGCTCTACAACAGTTGGCTCTGTGGCAACACTTACATTTGTACGAACAGAATCATCAGAGTGGAAATTCATGATCGACTTTTTAAGTGCATTATACATTTCAAATTTTACTTCAAGCTTATTGTCTTGAAGAACAATTTGACGAGCTTTGTGTGAATCATTGTTAATAATGATTGGCGCCTTTAGATTAGCCGACATTTGAGTTACATCCGTTGGAATAGTAAGGATTGTATAAACGCTTGCATTAGAAAGGTTTTCTAGTTTTAGGCTATTAAGTTCTGCCGGTAGTAGGCTAATTGAATAATCTTCTTTAAAAATTTTTGGCTCAATGATTGGGAATGCTGTTGCACCGTCATCAGTTGATTGAAGCCATAGGATTAGAGTCTGATCACCTGGATCAACAACAAAGAAGTCCTTAAGATTCTCAAAACCAAGAATACCTTCTTCGAACCTGATAATATCTTTATTGTTAACTTCTAATTCCCCAAATCGTGTTGTGCTTACTTTCACTGTCGTTCCTCCGAATTCAAGTTTAAGAACTTGATAACAGATTTTAACAGCCGTAGGGGCAAAAGAGCAAGCGGAATTTATTTCTTATTTCGCAGCGCATCCGTTAAGTCAGACAGACTCTCTGGGCCAGCTTGGGAAGCTTCGTAATTTTGTTCCTGGATAGCTTTATAGACTTCTTCGCGGTGAATTTTTGTTTCTTTTGGGGCCTTGATACCAAGTCGAACTTGTTTGCCTTTAATTTGCACAACGACAATCTTAATATGATCGTCGATCGCTATACTTTCCCCTAGCTTCCTTGTTAAAACCAGCATTTCACATCCTCAATTTTGAACCGTCCTGATTCATCAGGTAATGGTTCATATATTATTCATAACTTTAAAAATCAAGTAAAAAATCAACTAAATAAAAAAAAAGTAGCAGCAGCGTGTTAGCGTAGAAAGTCCAATAGGTTCTTGTTTAGAAGCCCTTCAGATGTTTTGTACGCAGTTTTCAAGATTTCTTGCTGACGCGTAATGTCTGAGAATAATTCAGTTACATCAGCATCGACCAGCTTGCTCTTTCTTTCCATATTGTCGATATTATTTGCATCAATCGTGTTCACATTTGTCATGACTGAACTTGCGACTGAGCCTACACGTGTTCGTAATGTAACGAGACGTGTTACCGCTGTATCAAATTTCTCTAAAAGATTTTGAATTTGATCAGGG
The DNA window shown above is from Bacteriovorax sp. BAL6_X and carries:
- a CDS encoding outer membrane protein assembly factor BamD; translated protein: MHKLISIIFILLMTSCAVNRPQGSTEAEVLFKEAERLVKSERYIMALEKLNKIKSQYPYSYYATSAELMQADILYKQENFEEAAAAYLLFKDFHPKHPKMDYVTFKIAEAYYKQKPSTFDRDLTPAKQAIKYFNELRSLYPQSEYLKDAREKIDECYKMIKDKELYIANFYFKTKDWQSASFRYEQLLAQFSDDSVKKLASDRLVHIGLKSARPELCELVFKNYRYLYKDKDLSNLKKDIKKCME
- a CDS encoding lipopolysaccharide assembly protein LapB; its protein translation is MMKSFEQEKLSKKAKVAFENREYNKAISIYNELLEIDAKDADALFNIANIFHLTGEISKAIKAFKKVLEVRPDHTDAAVSLSVLYNDIGQYEEASKIFQIASQKVKVNSKSDELNDNHIDRKFALKHYELADLYLTYNRYDEALFEYGKVLKLDPSNLEARVKMAKVYAKKGFVNKSFEELSSLKNERPDYLPGRIALGVLNYGKGDILSATSEWEKVISVDPLNSEAQMYLNFAKNATETTL
- the fliW gene encoding flagellar assembly protein FliW — encoded protein: MKVSTTRFGELEVNNKDIIRFEEGILGFENLKDFFVVDPGDQTLILWLQSTDDGATAFPIIEPKIFKEDYSISLLPAELNSLKLENLSNASVYTILTIPTDVTQMSANLKAPIIINNDSHKARQIVLQDNKLEVKFEMYNALKKSIMNFHSDDSVRTNVSVATEPTVVEQSSSTETSVDHSAEA
- the csrA gene encoding carbon storage regulator CsrA; this translates as MLVLTRKLGESIAIDDHIKIVVVQIKGKQVRLGIKAPKETKIHREEVYKAIQEQNYEASQAGPESLSDLTDALRNKK